A part of Candidatus Electrothrix aestuarii genomic DNA contains:
- a CDS encoding transposase, protein MKKEPVKRYSQALKQQVVREYEEGVSIYSLRQKYGIGAHGTVERWIKKFGRSGYRAEVVHIQTVEDQLEFKAMKSRIKELESALAQSVLENRMLETTIEVADQSLGTDIKKISGGNYNQGSSCKADQQAGGL, encoded by the coding sequence ATGAAAAAAGAACCTGTCAAACGTTACAGCCAGGCACTTAAACAACAGGTTGTCAGAGAGTACGAAGAGGGCGTCAGCATATACAGCTTGCGTCAGAAATATGGCATTGGCGCTCACGGCACCGTAGAGCGATGGATTAAGAAGTTTGGCCGTTCCGGTTACCGCGCCGAGGTTGTGCATATCCAAACGGTTGAAGATCAGCTTGAATTTAAAGCAATGAAAAGCCGGATCAAGGAGCTGGAATCGGCATTGGCACAAAGCGTCCTTGAAAACCGGATGCTGGAAACCACGATAGAAGTAGCCGATCAATCATTGGGCACTGATATTAAAAAAATTTCGGGAGGAAATTATAACCAGGGCAGCAGCTGTAAGGCAGATCAGCAGGCAGGCGGCCTGTAA
- a CDS encoding IS3 family transposase, whose product MSRQAYYQALQRQMLQAAENQLIVELVRAIRQRHPRMGGRKLHYELQDSMAALGISRGRDAFFKLLSAHNLLVPTRLSHRKTTHAGLWRCPNLLIDLTITHVHQAWVGDITYITTETGFVYLALLTDVFSRFIVGFDLSSSLAVEGCDRALKQAIAQADGADLRGLIHHSDHGVQYTAWLYRERLQKMEIRSSMGEVGNCYENALAERVNGILKGEYGLDDLFIDKEHAQKAVREAVWLYNYERPHLALNYGKPAEIYFEKIDVK is encoded by the coding sequence ATCAGTCGGCAGGCATATTACCAGGCATTGCAGCGACAGATGCTCCAGGCAGCCGAAAACCAACTCATCGTGGAACTGGTCAGGGCCATCCGCCAGCGTCACCCACGTATGGGCGGACGAAAACTGCATTACGAACTACAGGATTCGATGGCCGCCTTGGGAATTTCCAGGGGCAGAGACGCATTTTTCAAGCTGTTATCAGCACATAACCTGCTGGTCCCAACCAGACTCAGCCATCGCAAAACCACACATGCTGGCCTGTGGCGATGCCCCAATCTGTTGATTGATTTAACCATTACCCACGTCCATCAGGCCTGGGTTGGTGACATCACCTATATCACGACCGAGACGGGATTTGTTTATCTGGCTTTACTGACCGATGTTTTTTCTCGCTTTATTGTCGGCTTCGATCTCTCGTCGTCGCTTGCGGTCGAAGGGTGTGACCGGGCGCTGAAACAGGCGATAGCACAGGCTGACGGTGCTGATTTGCGTGGCCTGATCCATCATTCGGATCATGGGGTGCAATACACCGCCTGGCTGTACCGGGAGCGATTGCAAAAGATGGAGATACGTTCCAGCATGGGAGAAGTGGGCAACTGTTACGAAAACGCCTTAGCTGAACGAGTGAATGGAATCTTAAAAGGCGAATATGGCCTTGACGACCTTTTCATTGATAAGGAACATGCTCAGAAAGCTGTCCGGGAAGCTGTATGGCTATACAATTATGAACGGCCTCACCTGGCACTCAACTATGGAAAGCCTGCAGAGATTTATTTTGAGAAAATTGATGTGAAGTAG